Proteins from one Candidatus Zixiibacteriota bacterium genomic window:
- a CDS encoding HDOD domain-containing protein, protein MKAPSESFILKKADNLPSPPFILSELSSMINRSDAHSHQIARVIEKDQSFSARILRLVNSSFYGFARKIVSIDEAITMLGINTIYQLLITTSVFQAFKSKQCSARIKKFWHHSFSVGVIARNLYPGASADTKSELLLSGVLHDIGRIALLKMYPEKFCEFYFESDECIDLNSETDTFGINHQVIGELLAEKWNFPLSLRMAISHHHLPLSAKSHKKYAAAIHVADIFSHGLQLGGGSHIQLPSFFPQTWSLLKINPDKLKEVLVRSIQEFEKEKVLIDSLNA, encoded by the coding sequence ATGAAAGCGCCGAGCGAAAGCTTCATACTCAAGAAAGCTGACAATCTGCCCTCGCCCCCGTTTATACTGAGCGAGTTGAGCAGTATGATCAATCGCAGTGATGCGCACAGCCACCAGATCGCGCGGGTGATTGAAAAAGACCAGTCTTTCTCGGCACGAATTCTCAGGCTGGTGAACTCATCGTTCTATGGTTTTGCGCGTAAGATCGTATCGATCGATGAGGCGATTACCATGCTGGGTATCAATACTATCTACCAGCTGTTGATCACTACCTCGGTCTTCCAGGCTTTCAAGAGTAAACAATGCAGCGCCAGGATCAAGAAGTTCTGGCATCATTCCTTCAGTGTGGGGGTAATCGCCCGCAATCTCTATCCAGGAGCATCAGCAGACACAAAAAGTGAACTTCTGCTCAGCGGTGTTCTGCACGATATAGGCCGGATAGCGCTTTTAAAAATGTATCCGGAAAAATTCTGTGAGTTTTATTTCGAAAGTGACGAATGTATCGATCTCAACAGCGAAACTGACACATTCGGTATCAACCACCAGGTAATCGGGGAACTGCTGGCCGAAAAATGGAATTTCCCGCTGTCTCTGCGGATGGCCATCTCGCATCATCATCTACCCCTGTCGGCCAAAAGCCACAAGAAATACGCCGCCGCAATCCATGTCGCCGATATCTTTTCGCATGGTCTCCAGCTCGGTGGCGGCAGTCATATCCAGTTGCCATCATTCTTTCCCCAGACATGGTCACTATTGAAGATCAATCCGGACAAGCTGAAAGAGGTGCTGGTGAGATCGATCCAGGAATTCGAGAAGGAAAAAGTCCTGATAGATTCCCTCA